Proteins from a single region of Scleropages formosus chromosome 22, fSclFor1.1, whole genome shotgun sequence:
- the ccdc3b gene encoding coiled-coil domain-containing protein 3 codes for MRAPLALLPLLPLLLLALASCLGGSGGCQLPHDWRPQTEACRAELAEIIVFARVLALHKDAHGAYNYLPWQDDAGLFFSAEIELLCDQAWGSMLEVPAGSRFNVSGLGYFPCYSYSVVENNSYYFFLRMDENYNIIPHGVNFQDPIFPDTPENHRMFASLFQFANCTPGTQVHTYTPEWEAQEDSRLLCSTIQKALFEEEERVKTLSQKVRFLEKTNNHLRDKVKNMKRLLRQAKRETKEQTLILKHLHEPHPQQETTQDQSKPLKKVLAKKLKD; via the exons ATGCGCGCACCGCTCgccctgctgccgctgctgccgctgctgctgctggcgctCGCCTCGTGCCTGGGGGGCTCCGGGGGGTGCCAGCTGCCCCACGACTGGAGACCCCAGACGGAAGCGTGCCGAGCCGAGCTCGCCGAGATCATCGTGTTCGCGCGCGTGCTCGCGCTGCACAAGGACGCGCACGGCGCCTACAACTACCTGCCGTGGCAGGACGACGCGGGGCTCTTCTTCTCGGCCGAGATCGAGCTGCTGTGCGACCAGGCGTGGGGCAGCATGCTGGAGGTGCCCGCGGGCTCCCGGTTCAACGTGTCCGGACTGGGATACTTTCCGTGTTACTCGTACAGCGTGGTGGAGAACAACAGCTACTACTTCTTCTTGAG GATGGATGAGAACTACAACATCATCCCCCATGGCGTAAACTTCCAGGACCCCATTTTCCCGGACACACCAGAAAACCACCGCATGTTTGCTAGCCTCTTCCAGTTTGCCAACTGCACACCTGGGACCCAGGTCCACACCTACACGCCGGAGTGGGAGGCTCAGGAAGATAGCCGG CTTCTGTGTTCCACTATCCAGAAGGCCCTGTTTGAGGAAGAGGAGCGGGTGAAGACGCTCTCCCAGAAGGTGCGCTTCCTCGAGAAGACCAACAACCACCTGCGGGACAAGGTGAAGAACATGAAGCGCCTGCTGCGCCAGGCCAAGCGGGAGACCAAGGAGCAGACCCTGATCCTCAAGCATCTCCACGAGccgcacccccagcaggagacCACCCAGGACCAGAGCAAGCCTCTCAAGAAGGTCCTCGCCAAGAAGCTGAAGGACTGA